In Streptomyces qaidamensis, one DNA window encodes the following:
- a CDS encoding SCO5389 family protein translates to MSLDVSPALLEQAERGEVDEAEFVDCVRTSLPYAWEMISSLVAQLKVDGGAFADNQTPPPDEQARGQLLRALASDAIRGALQRHFGVRLAFQNCHRVAVFPLDSSVDEKLDRFTSVRSQVLNQSPEFRDC, encoded by the coding sequence ATGTCGCTCGACGTCTCACCGGCCCTACTCGAACAGGCCGAGCGAGGCGAGGTCGACGAAGCGGAATTCGTCGACTGCGTCCGGACCTCCCTGCCTTATGCGTGGGAGATGATCAGCTCACTGGTGGCCCAGCTGAAGGTGGACGGCGGCGCGTTCGCCGACAACCAGACGCCCCCGCCGGACGAGCAGGCACGCGGCCAGCTGCTGCGTGCGCTTGCGAGTGACGCGATACGCGGCGCGCTGCAACGGCACTTCGGTGTGCGGCTGGCTTTCCAGAACTGCCACCGGGTGGCCGTGTTCCCGCTTGACTCCTCGGTCGACGAGAAGCTGGACCGCTTCACCTCGGTCCGCAGTCAGGTGCTGAACCAGTCACCCGAGTTCCGGGACTGCTGA
- a CDS encoding LLM class flavin-dependent oxidoreductase, with product MRVGSFVLAAQFPGQGEGEALHRAVRSAEVAEEAGLDTVWLAEHHFVPYGTCPSAITLAALLLGRTRRIRVGTAVSVLPTVHPVALGEQAALLHHTSGGRFTLGVGRGGPWVDLEVFGAGLEAYEKGFPESLELLVRWLRESSVAAHGERFRFREVPVVPRPSEALTEAAGPELVVACTSPSSVRLAAERGLSMLLGMHVGDEEKAEMVALWRQHARACGRSPEEIRGASHVSAGVCQIADRRVDAAETLMKAMPGWLKQGLEAHVTVDGRTRRMRDPLAYTELLCGLHPVGTPRLCADRLAATSERTGISRFALLVEGSGDLAATEENVRRLGAEVLPQLV from the coding sequence ATGCGCGTTGGAAGTTTCGTGTTGGCGGCCCAGTTCCCCGGTCAGGGCGAGGGAGAGGCGCTGCACCGCGCGGTCCGCTCGGCCGAGGTGGCCGAGGAGGCCGGGCTCGACACGGTCTGGCTGGCCGAGCACCACTTCGTGCCGTACGGCACGTGCCCGTCGGCCATCACCCTGGCCGCCTTACTGCTGGGCCGCACCCGCCGCATCCGGGTGGGCACGGCGGTCAGTGTCCTGCCCACCGTCCACCCCGTGGCCCTCGGCGAACAGGCCGCGCTGCTGCACCACACGAGCGGCGGCCGTTTCACGCTCGGTGTCGGGCGCGGCGGCCCGTGGGTCGACCTGGAGGTGTTCGGCGCGGGCCTGGAGGCGTACGAGAAGGGGTTCCCGGAGTCCCTGGAGCTTCTGGTGCGGTGGCTGCGCGAGTCGTCCGTGGCGGCCCACGGGGAGCGCTTCCGCTTCCGTGAAGTCCCGGTGGTGCCCCGGCCGTCGGAGGCACTGACGGAGGCCGCCGGGCCCGAGCTGGTCGTCGCCTGCACCTCGCCGTCGAGTGTGCGGCTGGCGGCCGAGCGGGGTCTTTCGATGCTGCTCGGGATGCACGTGGGGGACGAGGAGAAGGCCGAGATGGTCGCACTGTGGCGGCAGCACGCGCGGGCCTGCGGCCGGTCGCCGGAGGAGATCCGGGGCGCGTCCCATGTATCGGCCGGCGTCTGCCAGATCGCGGACCGGCGGGTCGACGCGGCGGAGACGCTGATGAAGGCGATGCCGGGCTGGCTGAAGCAGGGCCTGGAGGCCCATGTCACGGTCGACGGGCGCACACGCCGGATGCGCGACCCGCTGGCGTACACCGAACTGCTCTGCGGGCTGCACCCGGTGGGCACCCCGCGGCTGTGCGCGGACCGGCTCGCGGCGACCAGCGAGCGGACGGGCATCTCCCGGTTCGCGCTGCTCGTCGAGGGCTCCGGAGACCTGGCGGCGACCGAGGAGAACGTGCGGCGGCTGGGCGCCGAGGTGCTCCCCCAACTCGTCTGA
- a CDS encoding ABC transporter permease subunit, protein MSSPQSQMPQAAPAWQTAPGSAPYAGDPGYTSPIPVVRTHLGNAIASEWTKIRSVRSTMWTLGVFVLLVIGIGTLTGVVVANSDPALDGESPLGLGFFGLLLGSMCIITLGVLTTASEYGTGMIRTTMVACPSRGRVLAAKAVVFFLTAFVVTLVSASLVAFLHVAMLEGDGAKSPSSGEWLKGTVGISLYIALLGLLSLLVGSIIRHSAGAITIMIGAVLAPLVIALFMFSESLQDVRDALFEYSIPNQLSVFYANSLSQSGPSGWDPLWIILGVTAAAFAGAFALLEKRDV, encoded by the coding sequence ATGAGCAGCCCCCAGTCCCAGATGCCGCAGGCCGCGCCCGCCTGGCAGACGGCACCCGGTTCCGCCCCGTACGCAGGCGACCCCGGCTACACCTCGCCGATCCCGGTCGTGCGCACGCACCTCGGCAACGCCATCGCCTCCGAGTGGACGAAGATCAGGTCGGTGCGCTCCACGATGTGGACGCTCGGCGTGTTCGTCCTGCTCGTCATCGGCATCGGCACGCTGACCGGCGTGGTGGTGGCCAACTCCGACCCGGCCCTGGACGGCGAGAGCCCCCTCGGCCTGGGCTTCTTCGGGCTGCTGCTGGGCAGCATGTGCATCATCACGCTGGGCGTGCTGACCACGGCCTCGGAGTACGGCACCGGCATGATCCGCACCACGATGGTCGCGTGCCCGAGCCGGGGCAGGGTGCTGGCGGCGAAGGCCGTGGTGTTCTTCCTGACCGCGTTCGTCGTGACGCTGGTGTCCGCGTCCCTCGTCGCCTTCCTGCACGTGGCGATGCTGGAGGGCGACGGCGCCAAGTCGCCCTCCAGCGGTGAGTGGCTGAAGGGCACGGTCGGCATCTCGCTCTACATCGCGTTGCTGGGCCTGCTCTCGCTCCTCGTCGGCTCCATCATCCGGCACTCGGCCGGCGCCATCACCATCATGATCGGCGCCGTGCTGGCCCCGCTGGTGATCGCGCTGTTCATGTTCTCGGAGTCCCTGCAGGACGTGCGCGACGCCCTGTTCGAGTACTCGATCCCGAACCAGCTCAGCGTCTTCTACGCCAACTCCCTCAGCCAGTCCGGCCCGTCCGGCTGGGACCCGCTGTGGATCATCCTCGGCGTCACGGCCGCCGCGTTCGCCGGCGCCTTCGCGCTGCTGGAGAAGCGGGACGTCTGA
- a CDS encoding ABC transporter ATP-binding protein, producing the protein MIEAVGLTKRYGDKTAVYNLSFQVRPGAVTGFLGPNGSGKSTTMRMILGLDNPTAGQVTIGGYPYRRLPNAARQVGALLDAKAVHGGRSARNHLLSLAQLSGIPARRVDEVLGVVGLQDVAKRRSKGFSLGMGQRLGIAAALLGDPQVLLFDEPVNGLDPEGILWVRNLMKALAAEGRTVFVSSHLMSEMALTADHLIVIGRGQLLADMSVTDFISANSADFARVRTPDTEPQQREKLSAALTESGGHVLPEQDGALRVTGLPLPRISDIAHDHDVRLWELSPHQASLEEAYMRMTQGAVDYRSTIDQKEGLQQPLPPGAQPPMPVPGQGQPGWYAPPPPQQGGQPFPAPPQGAPGQAQAYGAPGAPSVAPSTPGAGTPNPYAQPAPQAPQAPQAPQGTAQPAPQAPAAPAAQPAASAPAQPVPAPPAPAAAPTSDLTKPEDAR; encoded by the coding sequence ATGATCGAAGCAGTCGGCCTGACGAAGCGCTACGGCGACAAGACCGCTGTGTACAACCTTTCCTTCCAGGTGCGGCCCGGGGCCGTCACCGGCTTCCTCGGGCCGAACGGCTCCGGCAAGTCGACGACGATGCGGATGATCCTCGGCCTGGACAATCCGACGGCCGGGCAGGTGACGATCGGCGGCTATCCGTACCGCAGGCTGCCCAACGCCGCCCGTCAGGTCGGTGCCCTGCTGGACGCCAAGGCGGTGCACGGCGGCCGGTCCGCCCGCAATCACCTGCTCTCCCTGGCCCAGCTGTCGGGCATCCCGGCCCGGCGGGTGGACGAGGTGCTCGGGGTCGTCGGTCTGCAGGACGTGGCCAAGAGGCGGTCCAAGGGCTTCTCCCTGGGCATGGGGCAGCGGCTCGGCATCGCCGCCGCACTGCTCGGCGACCCGCAGGTGCTGCTGTTCGACGAGCCGGTCAACGGCCTCGACCCGGAGGGCATCCTCTGGGTCCGCAACCTGATGAAGGCGCTGGCGGCGGAGGGCCGTACGGTCTTCGTCTCCTCCCACCTGATGAGTGAGATGGCTCTGACCGCCGACCACCTCATCGTCATCGGGCGCGGTCAGCTGCTCGCCGACATGAGCGTGACGGACTTCATCTCGGCGAACTCCGCGGACTTCGCGCGGGTGCGCACACCCGACACCGAGCCGCAGCAGCGCGAGAAGCTGTCGGCCGCGCTGACCGAGTCGGGCGGGCACGTCCTGCCCGAGCAGGACGGCGCGCTGCGCGTGACCGGGCTGCCGCTCCCCCGTATCAGCGACATCGCGCACGACCACGACGTACGGCTGTGGGAGCTCTCGCCGCACCAGGCCTCCCTGGAGGAGGCGTACATGCGGATGACGCAGGGCGCCGTCGACTACCGCTCGACGATCGACCAGAAGGAAGGGCTCCAGCAGCCGCTGCCGCCCGGCGCGCAGCCGCCCATGCCGGTCCCCGGCCAGGGCCAGCCGGGCTGGTACGCCCCGCCGCCGCCCCAGCAGGGCGGCCAGCCGTTCCCGGCTCCGCCGCAGGGCGCACCCGGCCAGGCTCAGGCGTACGGCGCCCCGGGGGCTCCGAGCGTCGCTCCGAGCACCCCTGGCGCGGGAACGCCCAACCCGTACGCCCAGCCCGCGCCCCAGGCGCCCCAGGCGCCCCAGGCGCCCCAGGGCACCGCACAGCCCGCACCGCAGGCTCCCGCGGCCCCCGCCGCCCAGCCGGCCGCCTCGGCCCCCGCGCAGCCCGTTCCGGCGCCGCCGGCGCCCGCCGCCGCCCCGACCTCCGATCTGACCAAGCCCGAGGACGCCCGATGA
- a CDS encoding ABC transporter permease produces the protein MATTQVVRSEWTKIRSVASTVWTLSLVVVVTVALGMLISALSKSEFDSMNAQDRAEFDPTFISFAGMSLGQLAMIVFGVLVVSNEYSTGMIRTSLAAVPQRGSFLFSKIAVASGLALLVGLVTSFAAFFLGQAMLGSHRAEIGDPGVLRAVFGGGLYMALIAMFSMGVAAMLRSPMLSLGILMPFFFLISNILGNVDATKEVGRFLPDQAGSKIMQVVTPIDDDTPYGPWGGLGIMGLWVLAALVGGYVLLKKRDA, from the coding sequence ATGGCGACGACACAGGTCGTACGGTCGGAGTGGACCAAGATCCGGTCGGTGGCGTCCACGGTGTGGACCCTCTCGCTGGTGGTGGTCGTGACGGTCGCCCTCGGCATGCTGATCTCGGCGCTGTCGAAGAGCGAGTTCGACTCGATGAACGCGCAGGACCGGGCCGAGTTCGACCCCACGTTCATCAGTTTCGCGGGGATGAGTCTCGGTCAGCTCGCGATGATCGTATTCGGGGTGCTGGTCGTGTCGAACGAGTACAGCACCGGCATGATCCGCACCTCGTTGGCCGCGGTGCCGCAGCGCGGCTCCTTCCTGTTCAGCAAGATCGCGGTCGCCAGTGGGCTCGCCCTGCTGGTCGGCCTCGTCACCAGCTTCGCCGCCTTCTTCCTGGGGCAGGCGATGCTCGGCTCGCACCGGGCGGAGATCGGGGACCCGGGGGTGCTGCGGGCCGTGTTCGGCGGCGGCCTCTACATGGCGCTGATCGCGATGTTCTCCATGGGCGTCGCCGCGATGCTGCGCTCGCCGATGCTGTCGCTGGGCATCCTGATGCCGTTCTTCTTCCTGATCTCCAACATCCTGGGCAATGTCGACGCGACGAAGGAGGTCGGCCGGTTCCTTCCCGACCAGGCCGGAAGCAAGATCATGCAGGTGGTCACGCCGATCGACGACGACACTCCGTACGGGCCGTGGGGCGGCCTCGGGATCATGGGGCTGTGGGTGCTCGCGGCGCTCGTCGGCGGTTATGTGCTGCTGAAGAAGCGCGATGCCTAG
- a CDS encoding ABC transporter ATP-binding protein: MIELEGLTKRYGEKVAVNNLSFTVRPGIVTGFLGPNGAGKSTTMRMILGLDHPTAGDVRIDGKHYQQLKDPLTYIGALLEAKAWHGGRTAYNHLLCLAQSNGIPSRRVRDVLETVGLTAVAKKKTKGFSMGMGQRLGIAAALLGDPRILMFDEPVNGLDPEGIHWIRTLMKSLAAQGRTVFVSSHLMSEMALTAEHLVVIGQGRLLADTSMADFIDRNSRSYVRVRSPQRERLLDVLHQAGIVAVESGDGVLEVDGGKAEQIGELAAQHRITLHELSPQQASLEEAFMQLTAESVEYHAHSGTSATGPEPGRQQWGDGWKKG; the protein is encoded by the coding sequence ATGATTGAGCTGGAGGGGCTGACCAAGCGGTACGGCGAGAAGGTGGCGGTCAACAACCTGTCCTTCACCGTGAGACCGGGCATCGTCACGGGCTTCCTCGGGCCGAACGGCGCGGGCAAGTCGACGACCATGCGGATGATCCTGGGTCTCGACCACCCGACCGCCGGCGACGTCCGTATCGACGGCAAGCACTACCAGCAGCTCAAGGACCCGCTGACGTACATCGGCGCCCTGCTGGAGGCCAAGGCCTGGCACGGCGGGCGCACCGCCTACAACCATCTGCTGTGCCTCGCCCAGAGCAACGGCATTCCGAGCCGCCGCGTGCGGGACGTGCTGGAGACGGTCGGGCTGACGGCGGTCGCGAAGAAGAAGACCAAGGGCTTCTCGATGGGCATGGGTCAGCGGCTCGGCATCGCCGCGGCGCTGCTCGGCGACCCGCGGATCCTGATGTTCGACGAGCCGGTCAACGGCCTCGACCCCGAGGGCATCCACTGGATCCGCACCCTGATGAAGTCGCTCGCCGCGCAGGGCCGGACCGTGTTCGTCTCCTCCCATCTGATGAGCGAGATGGCCCTGACGGCCGAGCACCTCGTCGTCATCGGGCAGGGCCGGCTGCTCGCGGACACCTCCATGGCGGACTTCATCGACCGCAACTCACGCTCGTACGTCCGGGTCCGCAGTCCGCAGCGGGAGCGGCTGCTCGATGTGCTGCACCAGGCCGGGATCGTGGCCGTGGAGAGCGGCGACGGGGTGCTGGAGGTGGACGGCGGCAAGGCCGAGCAGATCGGTGAGCTGGCGGCGCAGCACCGGATCACGCTGCACGAGCTGAGCCCGCAACAGGCCTCGCTGGAGGAGGCGTTCATGCAGCTGACCGCGGAGTCGGTGGAGTACCACGCACACAGCGGGACGAGCGCCACGGGCCCCGAGCCGGGGCGGCAGCAGTGGGGCGACGGCTGGAAGAAGGGCTGA
- a CDS encoding cellulose-binding protein yields the protein MSDTSPYGFELVRRGYDRAQVDERISKLVSDRDSALARITALEKRIEELHLETQNAQAQITDAEPSYAGLGARVEKILRLAEEEAKDLREEARRAAEQHRELAESAAQQVRNDAESYSAERKAKAEDEGLRIVEKAKSDASQLRSEAQKDAQSKREEADALFEETRAKAAQAAADFETNLAKRREQSERDLASRQAKAEKRLAEIEHRAEQLRLEAEKLRTDAERRARQTVETAQRQAEDIVADANAKADRIRSESERELAALTNRRDSINAQLTNVREMLATLTGAAVAAAGTPAEDEPISRGVPAQQSR from the coding sequence ATGAGCGACACTTCCCCCTACGGCTTCGAGCTTGTGCGGCGTGGGTACGACCGCGCTCAGGTGGACGAACGTATCTCCAAGCTCGTCTCCGACCGTGACAGCGCTCTCGCCCGCATCACCGCTCTGGAAAAGCGCATCGAAGAGCTCCACCTCGAGACGCAGAACGCCCAGGCCCAGATCACCGACGCCGAGCCGTCGTACGCGGGTCTCGGTGCGCGCGTGGAGAAGATCCTCCGCCTCGCCGAGGAAGAGGCGAAGGACCTGCGCGAGGAGGCCCGGCGCGCGGCCGAGCAGCACCGTGAGCTGGCCGAGTCGGCGGCCCAGCAGGTGCGCAACGACGCCGAGTCGTACTCGGCGGAGCGCAAGGCGAAGGCCGAGGACGAGGGCCTGCGGATCGTCGAGAAGGCCAAGAGCGACGCCTCCCAGCTGCGTTCCGAGGCGCAGAAGGACGCGCAGTCCAAGCGCGAGGAGGCGGACGCCCTCTTCGAGGAGACCCGTGCGAAGGCCGCGCAGGCCGCCGCCGACTTCGAGACGAACCTCGCCAAGCGCCGCGAGCAGTCCGAGCGCGACCTGGCCTCGCGTCAGGCCAAGGCCGAGAAGCGCCTCGCCGAGATCGAGCACCGCGCCGAGCAGCTGCGCCTGGAGGCCGAGAAGCTGCGCACGGACGCCGAGCGCCGCGCCCGCCAGACGGTGGAGACGGCTCAGCGCCAGGCCGAGGACATCGTGGCCGATGCCAACGCCAAGGCCGACCGCATCCGTTCGGAATCCGAGCGCGAGCTGGCCGCCCTCACCAACCGCCGCGACAGCATCAACGCCCAGCTGACGAACGTCCGCGAGATGCTCGCGACGCTCACGGGCGCCGCGGTGGCCGCCGCCGGCACGCCGGCCGAGGACGAGCCGATCTCCCGTGGGGTCCCGGCGCAGCAGTCCCGGTAA
- the scy gene encoding polarized growth protein Scy — MRGYESQEREPAADVDHLSRFEAEMKRLKTEREKAIQHAEDLGYQVEVLRAKLHEARRTIMSRPSFDGGDIGWQAEQLLRNAQVQADQIRADADRELSEARAQTQRILQEHAEQAARLQAELHQEAVTRRQQLDQELAERRQTVESHVNENVAWAEQLRARTEQQARRLLEESRAEAEQALATARAEAERLTTEARQRLTGAAEEARAEAEQILRRARTDAERLLNAASTQAQEATDHAEQLRTSSATESESARREAQELSRAAEQRMAEAEEALRKAQTESEKLVTEAKEAAAKALSSAESANETRTRTAKEQVARLVEEATKEAEHTKSEAEQLVADARAEAEKIVAEASEKARTLTAEETATQLSKAARTAEEVLNKASEDAKKTTKAAAEEAERIRSEAEAEADRLRAEAHDIAEQLKGAAKDDTKEYRAKTVELQEEARRLRGEAEQLRADAVDEGEKIRAGARKEAVAQIEEAAKSAEELLAKAKADADELRTTAQTDSERVRTEAIERATTLRRQAEETLQRTRQEAERHREEVVEQAEALREDAERAARELHEETERAMEARRAEAAEELTRLQTEAEERLTAAEQALSDAREEAARIRREAAEENERLRAEAAERIRTLQQQAAAEAERLRDEAASDASAARAEGEAVAVRLRSEAASEAERLKSEAQESADRMRAEAQAAAERLAAEASETLAAAQEEANRRRREAEEVLGSARQEADQERERAREQSEELLASARKRVEEAQTEAVRLVEEADRRATEMVSAAEQHAQQVRDSVAGLHEQAQEEITGLRSAAEHAADRTRREAQEEADRVRSDAYAERERASEDAGRLRREAHEESEAAKALAERTMSEAISEAERIRADVAEHAQRVRTEASDAIAEAEQSASRTRADAREDANRIRSDAATQADTLITEARNEAERLTTETVQETDRLRMDTVAEAERVRTEAVSEAERVRSEAATEAERVRSESVAKAEQLVGDATSEAERLRAEAAETVGSAQQHAQRIRAEAQRVKTDAEAEAERLVSAAREEADRTLDGARKDANKRRSEAAEQVDKLITETTAEADKLLTEAQQQAHKTTAEAESQADTMVGAARTEADRLVSEATVEGNSLVEKARTDADELLVGARRDATQIRERAEELRDRITSEIEELHERARRESAETMKSAGDRCDALVKAAEEQLAKAQAKAKEIVSEANSEAGKVRIAAVKKAEGLLKEAEQKKSTLVREAEELKAEAIREAKRTVEEGKRELEVLVRRREDINAEISRVQDVLEALESFEAPSAGKDNGVKAGATVGAPRSGGKGSDS; from the coding sequence GTGCGGGGCTACGAGAGCCAGGAGCGAGAGCCGGCGGCTGACGTCGACCACCTCTCTCGGTTCGAAGCCGAGATGAAGCGGCTGAAGACCGAACGGGAAAAGGCGATCCAGCACGCCGAGGACCTCGGCTACCAGGTCGAGGTGCTGCGCGCCAAGCTGCACGAGGCGCGGCGCACCATCATGTCCCGGCCCTCCTTCGACGGGGGCGACATCGGCTGGCAGGCCGAGCAGTTGCTGCGCAACGCTCAGGTGCAGGCCGACCAGATCCGCGCGGACGCCGACCGCGAGCTGAGCGAGGCCCGGGCGCAGACCCAGCGGATCCTCCAGGAGCACGCCGAGCAGGCCGCCCGGCTCCAGGCCGAGCTGCACCAGGAGGCGGTGACCCGCCGCCAGCAGCTGGACCAGGAGCTGGCCGAGCGCCGCCAGACGGTCGAGTCGCACGTCAACGAGAACGTGGCCTGGGCCGAGCAGCTGCGGGCCCGCACCGAGCAGCAGGCCCGCCGGCTGCTGGAGGAGTCCCGCGCCGAGGCCGAGCAGGCCCTGGCCACCGCCCGCGCGGAGGCCGAGCGGCTGACCACGGAGGCCCGGCAGCGGCTGACGGGCGCTGCCGAGGAGGCCCGGGCCGAGGCCGAGCAGATCCTGCGCCGCGCCCGCACGGACGCCGAGCGCCTGCTCAACGCCGCGTCCACACAGGCCCAGGAGGCCACCGACCACGCCGAGCAGCTGCGCACGTCCAGCGCCACGGAGTCGGAGTCGGCGCGCCGCGAGGCCCAGGAGCTGAGCAGGGCCGCCGAGCAGCGGATGGCCGAGGCCGAGGAGGCGCTGCGCAAGGCGCAGACCGAGTCGGAGAAGCTGGTCACGGAGGCCAAGGAGGCCGCCGCCAAGGCCCTGTCGAGCGCCGAGTCCGCGAACGAGACCCGTACACGCACCGCCAAGGAGCAGGTCGCCCGGCTGGTCGAGGAGGCCACGAAGGAGGCCGAGCACACCAAGTCCGAGGCCGAGCAGCTGGTCGCCGACGCCCGCGCCGAGGCCGAGAAGATCGTCGCGGAGGCCTCCGAGAAGGCCCGCACGCTCACCGCCGAGGAGACCGCGACCCAGCTGTCCAAGGCGGCCAGGACCGCCGAGGAGGTCCTCAACAAGGCGTCGGAGGACGCCAAGAAGACGACGAAGGCGGCGGCCGAGGAGGCCGAGCGGATCCGCTCGGAGGCCGAGGCCGAGGCGGACCGGCTGCGGGCCGAGGCGCACGACATCGCCGAGCAGCTCAAGGGCGCGGCGAAGGACGACACCAAGGAGTACCGCGCCAAGACGGTCGAGCTGCAGGAGGAGGCCCGCCGGCTGCGCGGCGAGGCCGAGCAGCTGCGGGCGGACGCGGTCGACGAGGGCGAGAAGATCCGCGCCGGGGCCCGCAAGGAGGCCGTGGCGCAGATCGAGGAGGCGGCGAAGTCCGCCGAGGAGCTGCTCGCCAAGGCCAAGGCGGACGCGGACGAGCTGCGCACGACGGCCCAGACGGACAGCGAGAGGGTCCGCACCGAGGCCATCGAGCGGGCGACGACGCTGCGCCGGCAGGCCGAGGAGACCCTCCAGCGCACCCGGCAGGAGGCCGAGCGGCACCGCGAGGAGGTCGTCGAGCAGGCCGAGGCGCTCAGGGAGGACGCCGAGCGCGCGGCGCGGGAGCTGCACGAGGAGACCGAGCGGGCCATGGAGGCCCGTCGCGCCGAGGCCGCCGAGGAGCTGACGCGGCTCCAGACGGAGGCGGAGGAGCGGCTGACGGCCGCCGAGCAGGCGCTGTCGGACGCCCGTGAGGAGGCCGCGCGGATCCGCCGCGAGGCCGCCGAGGAGAACGAGCGGCTGCGCGCCGAGGCCGCCGAGCGGATCCGGACGCTCCAGCAGCAGGCCGCGGCCGAGGCCGAGCGGCTGCGCGACGAGGCCGCGTCCGACGCGTCCGCGGCGCGTGCCGAGGGCGAGGCCGTCGCCGTACGGCTGCGTTCGGAGGCGGCGAGCGAGGCCGAGCGGCTGAAGTCGGAGGCGCAGGAGAGCGCCGACCGGATGCGCGCGGAGGCGCAGGCCGCCGCCGAGCGGCTCGCCGCGGAGGCGTCGGAGACGCTGGCCGCCGCCCAGGAGGAGGCCAACCGGCGCCGCCGCGAGGCCGAGGAGGTTCTCGGCAGCGCCCGGCAGGAGGCCGACCAGGAGCGCGAGCGGGCCCGCGAGCAGAGCGAGGAGCTGCTGGCCTCGGCGCGCAAGCGCGTGGAGGAGGCGCAGACCGAGGCCGTACGGCTGGTCGAGGAGGCCGACCGCCGTGCCACGGAGATGGTGTCGGCGGCCGAGCAGCACGCCCAGCAGGTCCGGGACTCCGTCGCGGGGCTGCACGAGCAGGCCCAGGAGGAGATCACCGGTCTGCGTTCCGCCGCCGAGCACGCGGCGGACCGTACGCGCCGCGAGGCCCAGGAGGAGGCGGACCGGGTCCGCTCCGACGCCTACGCCGAGCGGGAGCGGGCGAGCGAGGACGCGGGCCGGCTGCGGCGCGAGGCGCACGAGGAGTCCGAGGCCGCCAAGGCACTCGCCGAGCGGACGATGTCCGAGGCGATCTCGGAGGCGGAGCGGATCCGCGCGGACGTCGCCGAGCACGCCCAGCGGGTGCGCACGGAGGCGTCGGACGCGATCGCCGAGGCCGAGCAGAGCGCCTCGCGCACCCGGGCGGACGCCCGGGAGGACGCCAACCGCATCCGCTCCGACGCGGCGACGCAGGCGGACACCCTCATCACCGAGGCCCGCAACGAGGCGGAGCGGCTGACGACGGAGACGGTCCAGGAGACCGACCGGCTGCGCATGGACACGGTCGCCGAGGCCGAGCGGGTCCGTACGGAGGCGGTCTCCGAGGCCGAACGCGTCCGCTCCGAGGCGGCCACCGAGGCCGAGCGGGTGCGCTCGGAGTCGGTCGCCAAGGCCGAGCAGCTCGTCGGGGACGCCACGAGCGAGGCGGAGCGGCTGCGGGCCGAGGCCGCCGAGACGGTCGGTTCGGCGCAGCAGCACGCGCAGCGGATCCGCGCCGAGGCCCAGCGGGTGAAGACCGATGCGGAGGCGGAGGCGGAGCGGCTGGTCAGCGCCGCGCGCGAGGAGGCCGACCGCACGCTGGACGGCGCCCGCAAGGACGCCAACAAGCGGCGTTCCGAGGCGGCCGAGCAGGTCGACAAGCTCATCACGGAGACCACGGCCGAGGCGGACAAGCTGCTGACCGAGGCGCAGCAGCAGGCGCACAAGACCACCGCGGAGGCCGAGTCGCAGGCCGACACGATGGTGGGCGCGGCCCGCACCGAGGCCGACCGGCTGGTGTCCGAGGCGACGGTCGAGGGCAACTCCCTGGTGGAGAAGGCCCGTACGGACGCGGACGAGCTGCTGGTCGGCGCGCGCCGGGACGCCACGCAGATCAGGGAGCGTGCCGAGGAGCTGCGCGACCGCATCACCTCCGAGATCGAGGAGCTGCACGAGCGGGCCCGCCGGGAGTCGGCCGAGACGATGAAGTCGGCGGGCGACCGCTGTGACGCGCTCGTCAAGGCGGCCGAGGAGCAGCTGGCGAAGGCGCAGGCGAAGGCCAAGGAGATCGTCTCGGAGGCCAACTCCGAGGCGGGCAAGGTCCGTATCGCCGCGGTGAAGAAGGCGGAGGGGCTGCTCAAGGAGGCCGAGCAGAAGAAGTCCACGCTGGTCCGGGAGGCCGAGGAGCTCAAGGCCGAGGCGATCCGCGAGGCCAAGCGCACGGTCGAGGAGGGCAAGCGCGAGCTGGAGGTCCTGGTCCGTCGCCGCGAGGACATCAACGCCGAGATCTCCCGTGTCCAGGACGTCCTTGAGGCGTTGGAGTCCTTCGAGGCCCCCTCCGCGGGCAAGGACAACGGAGTCAAGGCGGGCGCGACGGTCGGCGCACCCCGTTCGGGTGGCAAGGGTTCGGATAGCTAG
- the mce gene encoding methylmalonyl-CoA epimerase, translating into MLTRIDHIGIACFDLDKTVEFYRATYGFEVFHSEVNEEQGVREAMLKINETSDGGASYLQLLEPTREDSTVAKWLAKNGEGVHHIAFGTADVDGDAEEIKGKGVRVLYEEPRVGSMGSRITFLHPKDCHGVLTELVTSAPVESPEH; encoded by the coding sequence ATGCTGACGCGAATCGACCACATCGGAATCGCCTGTTTCGACCTCGACAAGACCGTCGAGTTCTACCGTGCCACCTATGGCTTCGAGGTGTTCCACTCCGAGGTCAACGAGGAGCAGGGCGTGCGCGAGGCCATGCTCAAGATCAACGAGACGTCCGACGGCGGCGCCTCCTACCTGCAGCTCCTGGAGCCGACCCGCGAGGACTCCACCGTCGCCAAGTGGCTTGCGAAGAACGGCGAGGGCGTCCACCACATCGCTTTCGGTACGGCAGACGTCGACGGCGACGCCGAGGAGATCAAGGGCAAGGGCGTACGCGTGCTGTACGAAGAGCCGCGAGTCGGTTCCATGGGGTCACGGATCACCTTCCTGCACCCCAAGGACTGTCATGGCGTACTGACAGAACTGGTCACTTCGGCGCCTGTTGAGTCACCTGAGCACTGA